In Phaeobacter gallaeciensis DSM 26640, a genomic segment contains:
- a CDS encoding MarR family winged helix-turn-helix transcriptional regulator, producing MIRESDKIFDDDTGQHPGEIRPEVCAMLGVFALYWRIDACIEDSIEVPELSRMECHILVRLGTPSRMGELARMLQTVPSSVTAAADRLERQGLIRRSRDPQDRRAWLLSLTPDGLIKRDRLVAAMSELFQRISGLDPDEIQQFAALSAKIHDTVVAADANPLRKE from the coding sequence ATGATTCGAGAATCCGACAAGATCTTTGACGATGACACTGGCCAGCATCCGGGCGAAATCCGTCCAGAGGTCTGCGCGATGTTAGGTGTGTTTGCGCTCTATTGGCGCATTGATGCCTGCATCGAAGACAGCATTGAAGTCCCGGAATTGAGCCGTATGGAATGCCACATACTGGTGCGCCTTGGCACCCCATCCCGTATGGGGGAGTTGGCACGAATGCTGCAGACGGTTCCCTCTTCGGTGACCGCGGCAGCAGATCGTCTTGAACGGCAAGGGCTGATCCGGCGTAGCCGTGATCCTCAGGACCGGCGCGCCTGGCTTTTGTCACTGACGCCAGATGGTCTGATCAAGCGGGATCGCCTGGTGGCGGCGATGTCAGAGCTGTTTCAGCGCATTTCCGGGCTGGATCCGGACGAAATCCAACAATTTGCGGCCCTTTCGGCCAAAATCCATGACACTGTTGTAGCGGCGGACGCGAATCCGCTTCGGAAGGAGTAA
- a CDS encoding beta-ketoacyl-ACP synthase III codes for MFTPAITGTGVFTPSQTITNAELVAAFNAYADKTNAKNAEAIAAGEMEPLAHSSEEFILKASGIEQRYVMDKSGVLDPEVMHPLLRQRADDEPSIMAEMALDAAKKALAQAGKTAADVDAVICAASNMERAYPALAIEIQELLGIEGFAFDMNVACSSATFGIQAAADMVRSGSIRSALVVNPEICSGHLEWRDRDCHFIFGDVATATLIERSEDATGAYFEILSTRCATSFSNNIRNNNGYLRRSRPDGVEDRRDMQFMQNGRKVFKEVLPMVSQHIAEHMEAEGVANTDLKRLWLHQANKTMNDFIGKKVLGRTPEAGEQPNILQDYANTSSAGSIIAFSKYSDDLAAGDLGLICSFGAGYSVGSVILRRVA; via the coding sequence ATGTTCACACCCGCCATCACCGGCACGGGCGTCTTCACCCCGTCACAGACGATCACCAATGCCGAGCTGGTCGCGGCATTCAATGCCTACGCAGACAAGACCAATGCCAAAAATGCCGAGGCGATTGCCGCTGGCGAAATGGAGCCGCTGGCGCATTCCTCCGAGGAGTTCATCCTCAAAGCCTCCGGCATCGAACAGCGTTACGTGATGGACAAAAGCGGCGTTCTGGACCCTGAGGTGATGCACCCACTGCTGCGCCAACGTGCCGATGATGAGCCGTCAATCATGGCGGAGATGGCGCTGGATGCCGCCAAGAAGGCGCTGGCGCAGGCAGGCAAGACCGCTGCGGATGTTGATGCCGTAATCTGCGCCGCTTCCAATATGGAACGCGCCTATCCTGCGCTGGCAATCGAAATTCAGGAGCTGCTGGGCATTGAGGGCTTTGCCTTTGACATGAATGTCGCCTGTTCCTCGGCAACCTTTGGTATTCAAGCTGCTGCCGATATGGTGCGGTCGGGGTCGATCCGTTCGGCACTGGTGGTGAACCCGGAGATTTGCTCCGGCCATCTGGAATGGCGCGACCGCGATTGTCACTTCATCTTTGGCGATGTGGCGACTGCGACCCTGATCGAGCGCAGCGAAGACGCAACGGGAGCCTATTTCGAGATCCTGTCGACCCGCTGTGCCACCAGTTTCTCCAACAACATCCGCAACAACAATGGCTACCTCCGCCGCTCCCGCCCGGACGGCGTCGAGGATCGCCGCGACATGCAGTTCATGCAGAACGGGCGTAAGGTATTTAAAGAAGTGCTGCCGATGGTGAGCCAGCATATCGCCGAGCATATGGAGGCCGAAGGGGTTGCAAACACCGACCTGAAGCGGCTCTGGCTGCATCAAGCGAATAAGACGATGAATGATTTCATCGGCAAGAAAGTCCTCGGCCGCACGCCGGAGGCCGGTGAACAGCCCAATATCCTGCAGGACTACGCCAATACATCCTCAGCCGGGTCAATCATCGCTTTCTCAAAATACTCAGATGATTTGGCCGCGGGAGATCTTGGGCTGATCTGTTCGTTTGGGGCAGGCTATTCCGTGGGTTCAGTGATCCTGCGCCGCGTTGCCTGA
- a CDS encoding serine hydroxymethyltransferase, with protein MRQAPNSWLPEASITRIEDITHATAGAASDQLLDRIATLVEENRVIHEEECFNLNPATNVMNPKAEALLASGLGSRPSLGHPGDKYEMGLEAIEEIEVIAARLACEVFDAEFSEIRVPSGALANLYGFMATCRPGDTIIAPPASIGGHVTHHAAGCAGLYGLRSIAAPVLEDGYTVDLEALQQLTERERPKLITIGGSLNLFEHPVAGVRAIADQVGAKVIFDAAHQCGIIAGKAWADPLAEGAHFMTMSTYKSLGGPAGGLIVSNDAEIAKALDSIAFPGMTANFDVAKSAALAVTLLDWRDHGRAYASEMIAMAKSLAMALEAEGLPLFKTADGITMSHQFALRAEAYGGGQAASKLLRKSGFLACGIGLPLPAVEGDMNGLRIGTPELVRWGMTSKDSAALAALVAAALRGEAVLDQVSAWRRQFDRLHFIH; from the coding sequence ATGCGACAAGCGCCCAACAGCTGGCTTCCCGAAGCGAGCATCACCCGGATCGAGGACATCACCCACGCCACGGCCGGTGCAGCGTCTGATCAATTGCTGGATCGTATCGCGACGCTGGTCGAAGAAAACCGTGTCATTCATGAAGAGGAGTGCTTCAACCTCAACCCTGCCACCAATGTGATGAACCCGAAGGCAGAGGCGTTGCTTGCCTCCGGTCTAGGGTCACGCCCGTCGCTGGGACACCCCGGTGACAAATATGAGATGGGGTTAGAGGCCATTGAAGAAATCGAGGTCATTGCGGCCCGTCTTGCCTGCGAGGTCTTTGATGCGGAATTTTCCGAAATCCGGGTGCCGTCCGGCGCGCTCGCCAATCTCTACGGGTTTATGGCGACCTGTCGACCCGGCGACACCATCATCGCACCGCCCGCCAGCATCGGTGGACATGTGACCCATCACGCGGCTGGCTGCGCCGGGCTTTACGGGCTACGCAGTATTGCGGCACCCGTGCTCGAAGATGGTTATACCGTCGATCTGGAGGCCCTTCAGCAGCTCACAGAGCGGGAACGCCCCAAGCTGATCACCATCGGCGGCAGTCTCAACCTGTTTGAACACCCCGTCGCAGGCGTGCGGGCCATTGCTGACCAGGTTGGCGCCAAAGTCATATTTGACGCGGCCCATCAATGTGGGATCATTGCGGGAAAGGCTTGGGCCGATCCGCTGGCCGAGGGCGCCCATTTCATGACCATGAGCACCTACAAGAGCCTTGGTGGCCCTGCCGGTGGGTTGATCGTCAGCAACGACGCCGAAATCGCCAAGGCTCTGGACAGCATCGCCTTTCCCGGCATGACGGCGAATTTTGATGTGGCAAAATCCGCAGCCCTCGCGGTGACCCTGCTGGACTGGCGCGATCACGGCCGGGCCTATGCGTCCGAAATGATTGCGATGGCAAAGAGCCTTGCAATGGCGCTGGAGGCAGAAGGCCTGCCGCTGTTCAAAACTGCCGACGGCATCACCATGTCCCATCAGTTTGCGCTGCGCGCCGAGGCCTATGGCGGCGGGCAGGCTGCATCGAAGCTACTGCGAAAGAGCGGATTTCTGGCCTGCGGTATCGGCCTGCCCCTGCCTGCGGTTGAAGGCGATATGAACGGTCTGCGGATCGGCACGCCAGAACTGGTGCGCTGGGGCATGACGAGCAAGGACTCCGCTGCACTGGCTGCGCTGGTCGCGGCCGCTTTGCGCGGGGAGGCAGTGTTGGATCAGGTTTCGGCTTGGCGGCGGCAGTTTGATCGGCTTCATTTCATTCACTGA
- a CDS encoding efflux RND transporter permease subunit, whose translation MDIARGSINRPLYTWIIMLTALFGGIWGFVNLGRLEDPAFTIKQAVVITQYPGASAEQVALEVSEPLESAIQKMGEVKLIKSMNQPGLSRIDVEMQDTYDGTELPDIWTKLRSEIGDAARELPEGVSTPFVNDGFGDVFGVFYAVTAEGFTDAERHEMATFLRRELLAVDGVADVEIAGLPEEAIFVEPKMAITVNQNIPISAVSNALATANSVRSAGEVDNGPARTRISAPEGSDSVTEIAGLTIGSQGEVVNIVDMADVYRGRVDEPSQIIRFNGVEAFTMGVAGLETENIVEVGQRVDARLAELDSQIPYGVELKPIYQQHVVVDEASSSFLVNLAMSVGIVVVVLAIFMGWRAAIVVGATLLLTVVGTLMFMNFFAIEMERISLGALIIAMGMLVDNAIVVAEGMQISMAHGRNSREAAHEAASKTQIPLLGATVIGIMAFAGIGLSPDATGEFMFSLFAVIGISLLLSWLLALTATPLLAHYFFKQGSGDDHDAYSGTLFRVYSKILRLSLKLRWFVVPGLLAITVLCFIGFGQVKQQFFPNSNTPLFFVHYKLPQGTSIGTTSEHMRVFEGWLEEREDVVAVTTFVGEGATRFMLTYDAEDPTPSYGHLIIRATSLDAIPALQADLEVFGKGRFPEGEFRTKRLVFGPGGGDPIEVRFSGPDPRVLRQLGDEAMQRLQQATSDIISVRQDWREQEISLKPVYATDRAQTAGVTREAIADTLQFSTDGLSAGIFRERDRLIPIVLRREDTGNYNLMDQLVFSEAAGKFVPVEQMIDGVDIVVENTLVRRRDRVPTLTVGADIQADLTAATVFSQVQSTIEEIALPAGYTMEWGGEHEDSAEANASLGKQLPVTILIMVLISVLLFNAIRQPIIIWLLVPMSVNGVVIGLLGTGLPFTFTALLGLLSLSGMLIKNGIVLVEEIDLVRAEGKPMREAIVEASVSRLRPVMLAAVTTILGMVPLLTDAFFVSMAITIMGGLAFATVLTLVAAPVFYLIFFARDEKREQAAAA comes from the coding sequence ATGGATATTGCACGCGGGTCGATCAATCGGCCGCTCTATACTTGGATCATCATGCTGACCGCCTTGTTCGGCGGGATATGGGGGTTCGTGAACCTTGGTCGACTTGAAGATCCGGCCTTTACCATCAAGCAGGCGGTGGTCATCACCCAATATCCGGGTGCCAGTGCCGAGCAGGTTGCGCTGGAGGTGTCAGAACCACTGGAATCTGCCATTCAGAAAATGGGTGAGGTAAAACTCATTAAGTCCATGAACCAGCCGGGGCTGTCACGCATCGATGTTGAGATGCAGGATACCTATGACGGCACCGAGCTGCCGGATATCTGGACGAAGCTACGCAGTGAGATCGGAGACGCTGCACGCGAGCTGCCGGAGGGCGTCAGCACACCGTTCGTCAATGATGGGTTCGGGGATGTGTTTGGCGTTTTCTACGCCGTCACAGCTGAAGGCTTCACCGATGCGGAGCGTCACGAAATGGCGACCTTCCTGCGACGTGAACTGCTTGCCGTGGATGGGGTTGCTGACGTGGAGATCGCAGGCCTACCGGAAGAAGCAATCTTTGTTGAGCCCAAGATGGCGATCACGGTTAACCAGAATATTCCGATCAGCGCGGTGTCCAATGCACTGGCGACAGCCAACTCCGTTCGCTCTGCCGGTGAGGTTGACAATGGCCCCGCCCGGACTCGCATCAGCGCGCCGGAAGGCTCGGACTCGGTCACTGAAATCGCGGGCTTGACGATTGGATCACAGGGCGAGGTCGTCAATATCGTTGATATGGCGGATGTGTATCGCGGTCGCGTGGATGAGCCATCACAAATCATCCGATTCAATGGTGTCGAGGCCTTCACCATGGGCGTCGCCGGGTTGGAGACCGAAAACATCGTTGAAGTGGGTCAACGTGTTGATGCGCGACTTGCCGAGCTTGATAGCCAGATCCCTTACGGGGTTGAATTAAAGCCGATCTACCAGCAACACGTCGTCGTAGATGAGGCGTCCAGCTCCTTTCTTGTGAACCTTGCGATGTCTGTTGGCATCGTGGTGGTCGTTCTGGCGATCTTCATGGGCTGGCGCGCCGCAATTGTTGTGGGCGCAACCCTTCTGCTGACGGTTGTCGGCACGTTGATGTTCATGAATTTCTTTGCCATCGAAATGGAGCGGATCTCACTCGGGGCGTTGATCATTGCGATGGGGATGCTGGTGGACAACGCGATTGTTGTGGCCGAGGGGATGCAGATCTCCATGGCGCATGGGCGAAACTCTCGCGAAGCCGCGCATGAAGCCGCCTCCAAGACCCAGATCCCGCTGCTGGGTGCCACCGTGATTGGTATCATGGCCTTTGCCGGTATCGGCCTCAGCCCGGATGCGACCGGTGAGTTCATGTTCTCGCTGTTTGCGGTGATTGGCATTTCGCTGCTGCTCAGCTGGCTTCTGGCACTGACGGCAACGCCGCTGCTGGCTCACTACTTCTTTAAACAGGGAAGCGGCGACGATCATGATGCCTATTCCGGGACCCTGTTCCGCGTATACAGCAAGATTCTGCGGCTTTCGTTGAAACTACGCTGGTTCGTGGTGCCGGGCCTTTTGGCAATCACTGTGTTGTGTTTCATTGGCTTTGGGCAGGTAAAACAGCAGTTTTTCCCGAATTCCAACACGCCGCTGTTCTTCGTGCACTACAAGCTGCCACAAGGCACGTCGATAGGAACAACCTCTGAGCATATGCGTGTCTTTGAGGGCTGGCTGGAAGAACGGGAAGATGTTGTGGCCGTAACGACATTTGTCGGAGAAGGTGCCACACGTTTCATGCTGACCTATGATGCAGAAGATCCCACACCGAGCTATGGGCATCTCATTATCCGGGCCACCAGCCTGGATGCGATCCCGGCGCTACAGGCAGATCTCGAAGTCTTCGGCAAGGGGCGCTTTCCTGAGGGTGAGTTCCGCACCAAACGTCTGGTCTTTGGTCCCGGCGGCGGTGATCCGATTGAGGTGCGGTTTTCCGGACCCGATCCACGCGTCCTTCGCCAGCTGGGGGATGAGGCCATGCAGAGGTTGCAACAGGCCACCTCTGACATCATCAGTGTGCGGCAAGACTGGCGCGAGCAGGAAATCTCGCTCAAGCCGGTCTATGCCACAGATCGGGCACAGACGGCTGGTGTCACGCGTGAAGCAATTGCGGATACCTTGCAGTTCTCGACCGATGGTTTGAGTGCCGGTATATTCCGGGAACGCGATCGCTTGATCCCTATTGTCCTGCGTCGCGAAGATACCGGCAACTATAACCTAATGGATCAACTGGTGTTCTCCGAAGCGGCTGGTAAATTCGTGCCCGTTGAACAGATGATCGACGGTGTGGATATCGTGGTGGAGAATACACTTGTCCGCCGCCGCGATCGGGTACCGACATTGACTGTCGGCGCGGATATTCAGGCGGACCTGACCGCGGCCACTGTTTTTTCTCAGGTGCAGAGCACTATTGAAGAGATTGCGCTGCCGGCCGGGTACACTATGGAATGGGGGGGAGAGCATGAGGATTCTGCCGAAGCGAATGCCAGCCTAGGTAAGCAGCTACCGGTTACAATCCTCATTATGGTGCTGATCTCCGTTCTGCTGTTCAATGCCATTCGCCAGCCGATCATTATCTGGTTGCTGGTGCCAATGTCAGTGAATGGTGTGGTGATCGGTCTTCTCGGGACTGGGCTTCCCTTCACCTTTACTGCGCTGCTTGGCCTGCTCAGCCTGTCTGGGATGCTGATCAAAAACGGTATCGTATTGGTCGAGGAGATTGATCTGGTGCGTGCCGAAGGCAAACCCATGCGTGAGGCCATCGTCGAGGCGTCTGTCTCACGTCTGCGTCCGGTGATGCTGGCGGCTGTGACGACCATTCTCGGGATGGTGCCGCTGCTGACCGATGCCTTCTTCGTGTCGATGGCGATCACCATCATGGGGGGGCTGGCCTTTGCCACGGTGCTGACACTGGTTGCCGCGCCAGTATTCTACCTGATCTTCTTCGCGCGGGATGAAAAGCGTGAGCAGGCCGCCGCAGCCTGA
- the arsH gene encoding arsenical resistance protein ArsH, translating into MSTGKAATPEARAAEDLPALVDAALPQIDVAGLAAGGDPLHPPRILLLYGSLRSVSYSRKVVEEAARILRALGCETRIFDPSGLPLPDDEGSEGHPKVSELRDLVVWSEGMVWSSPERHGAMTGIMKTQIDWLPLSLKGGIRTTQGKTLAVMQVSGGSQSFNAVNQMRILGRWMRMITIPNQSSIPKAWLEFGEGERLPDGPFYRRVVDVMEELVKFTWLTRGRKDYLVDRYSERVEDVEAVHQRVSQK; encoded by the coding sequence ATGTCAACGGGGAAGGCCGCGACGCCTGAAGCACGAGCGGCCGAGGATCTACCTGCCCTTGTCGATGCCGCATTGCCACAGATTGATGTTGCTGGTTTGGCAGCGGGGGGCGACCCGCTGCATCCACCGCGCATTTTGCTCCTCTACGGGTCGTTACGGTCTGTAAGCTATTCACGAAAAGTCGTCGAGGAGGCCGCGCGAATCCTGCGTGCGCTGGGCTGTGAAACGCGGATCTTTGATCCGAGCGGATTGCCCCTGCCGGATGATGAGGGATCCGAGGGGCATCCCAAGGTCAGCGAACTGCGCGATCTGGTGGTCTGGAGCGAGGGCATGGTCTGGTCCAGCCCCGAACGCCATGGCGCAATGACCGGCATTATGAAAACGCAGATCGACTGGCTGCCGCTGTCGCTGAAAGGCGGCATCCGCACCACGCAGGGCAAGACGCTGGCAGTGATGCAGGTCTCCGGCGGGTCACAATCCTTCAATGCGGTCAATCAGATGCGCATTCTGGGCCGTTGGATGCGGATGATCACCATTCCCAACCAGTCCTCTATACCCAAGGCCTGGCTGGAATTTGGCGAGGGCGAGCGACTGCCTGACGGGCCGTTCTATCGCCGGGTTGTCGATGTGATGGAAGAGTTGGTGAAATTCACCTGGCTGACCCGTGGCCGCAAGGATTACCTAGTCGACCGCTATTCCGAGCGGGTTGAAGATGTCGAAGCCGTGCATCAGCGGGTGTCGCAGAAATAG
- a CDS encoding trypsin-like serine peptidase → MKRIIGLIAAAIISSTTFSLSAEAQSSGVRAVQGWEAVGRLNIAGRNMCTGSLIAPNLVLTAAHCLYNPQTGQAVNPRNIKFEAGLNGRRAKASRRVVKAVVHPGYRHNWSSRSEAGSDIAVLRLDRPIAGSQIRPFVLAAAPTPGDSVDVLSYTVNQATRPAREKGCRILSTRSETLVTSCRVEYGASGSPVLQMRKGGAPLLVSVISAKAQIGRKRVSLATTFDGSLRRLMRRAG, encoded by the coding sequence ATGAAACGCATTATCGGGCTTATCGCCGCCGCTATTATTTCAAGTACAACCTTTAGCCTTTCTGCCGAGGCGCAGTCCTCAGGGGTCAGGGCCGTGCAGGGGTGGGAAGCCGTCGGGCGGCTCAACATCGCCGGACGCAATATGTGTACCGGCAGTCTGATCGCACCCAATCTGGTGCTGACAGCTGCGCATTGTCTCTATAATCCGCAAACCGGACAGGCCGTGAATCCCCGAAATATCAAATTCGAGGCCGGCCTCAATGGGCGCAGAGCGAAGGCATCGCGCCGTGTGGTGAAAGCCGTTGTCCATCCCGGATATCGTCACAACTGGTCCAGCCGTAGCGAAGCGGGCAGCGATATCGCGGTTTTGCGTCTGGATCGTCCGATTGCAGGCAGTCAGATCCGTCCCTTCGTATTGGCCGCAGCGCCTACGCCGGGCGACAGTGTCGATGTACTCTCCTACACCGTCAATCAGGCCACTCGCCCGGCCCGTGAAAAAGGCTGCCGGATCCTGTCGACCAGAAGCGAAACTCTGGTGACCTCCTGTCGAGTAGAATATGGCGCTTCCGGTTCGCCAGTGCTTCAGATGCGCAAAGGCGGCGCGCCGCTGCTGGTTTCGGTGATCTCCGCCAAGGCTCAGATCGGTCGCAAGCGGGTGTCGCTGGCCACCACCTTTGATGGATCGCTGCGCAGGCTAATGCGCCGCGCAGGCTGA
- a CDS encoding LysR family transcriptional regulator, with product MSVSPPRPKGPPLNAMRAFEAAARLNGFVAAAQELGVTPGAVSQQVKALEDWTGTPLFQRNPQGVLLTSAGQALLPSFVAAFDALGAATQALRSLRPVQELHIAALPSIAQLWLPQRLDRLRRALPGLKISVTAMEEPPNLNRELFDFAVFYASPEERPEAALVLQGDRIFPVCAPVVAAGLNHPEDLSQVALLQDQTWAADWTQWSKSTGLVLPNVDSGPAYSLYSLALQQAIAGAGVLMGHEALVADALEQGSLMCPFKDLSADSGRQLILVQPPRARRGPAHETILGLLK from the coding sequence ATGTCTGTCTCTCCTCCACGCCCCAAAGGCCCACCTCTGAACGCGATGCGGGCGTTTGAGGCTGCTGCGCGCCTCAACGGTTTCGTTGCTGCGGCACAGGAACTGGGGGTGACCCCCGGTGCAGTATCGCAGCAGGTAAAGGCGCTGGAAGACTGGACGGGCACGCCTTTGTTTCAGCGTAACCCGCAGGGGGTGTTGCTGACCTCGGCGGGGCAGGCGCTGTTGCCAAGCTTCGTCGCTGCATTTGATGCCCTCGGCGCGGCGACGCAGGCCTTGCGGTCGCTACGACCGGTGCAGGAGCTGCATATCGCCGCCTTGCCTTCCATTGCACAACTTTGGCTGCCGCAGCGGCTGGATCGATTGCGCAGGGCGCTGCCGGGTTTGAAAATCTCTGTCACGGCGATGGAGGAACCTCCAAATCTCAACCGTGAACTTTTTGATTTCGCAGTATTTTACGCATCACCCGAGGAGCGCCCAGAGGCAGCGCTGGTTCTGCAGGGTGACCGGATCTTTCCGGTTTGCGCTCCGGTGGTTGCTGCGGGGCTGAACCATCCGGAAGACCTGTCACAGGTCGCCCTGTTGCAGGATCAGACCTGGGCAGCGGATTGGACGCAGTGGAGCAAGAGCACCGGGCTTGTTCTGCCAAATGTCGACAGCGGCCCAGCCTATTCGCTCTACAGTCTGGCCCTGCAGCAGGCGATTGCCGGAGCCGGTGTGCTGATGGGGCATGAGGCATTGGTTGCTGATGCGCTGGAACAGGGCAGCCTGATGTGTCCGTTCAAAGATCTCAGCGCTGACAGTGGGCGCCAGCTTATCCTTGTCCAGCCACCGCGCGCCAGAAGAGGCCCGGCGCATGAGACCATATTGGGGCTACTGAAATAG
- a CDS encoding efflux RND transporter periplasmic adaptor subunit has product MQLSSRVIAGIAALMLAGGPAVAADVLKPVKLMETQSGAMPIHREFYGQVAAKETVDLAFQVGGQVVKFPVTEGAFVPKGALVAELDLEPFELKLGQAQLQKEQADRTVTRLEKLTGTVSQVSIDDAETQAGLARIALRDADYALEHATLNAPFDALVSSREVALFSTVSAGAPVVRLHDMSELHIEVDVPEVLFQQGEDNDALTITATFPGGDTAYPLEILEFDAEASSVGQTYRVTFRLDPPKDRQIFPGASTTVRVTVDTGVSAIVVPPTAIVPKANGETGVMLFSPKGEDEGTVTWTKVETSATDGGQIEITSGLQGGEEIVLTGGSTLADGEAVRRFTGFTN; this is encoded by the coding sequence ATGCAGCTGAGTTCGAGAGTCATCGCCGGTATCGCCGCGCTGATGTTGGCGGGGGGACCGGCAGTTGCCGCGGATGTCCTGAAACCAGTCAAACTGATGGAAACACAGTCCGGTGCAATGCCAATCCACCGCGAGTTCTACGGTCAGGTCGCCGCCAAGGAAACGGTTGATCTGGCATTCCAGGTTGGCGGTCAGGTGGTGAAATTTCCCGTGACCGAAGGTGCCTTTGTGCCGAAGGGGGCGCTGGTTGCTGAACTGGACCTCGAACCTTTTGAGCTGAAGCTTGGCCAGGCCCAGTTGCAAAAAGAACAGGCGGATCGCACGGTCACGCGTCTGGAAAAACTGACTGGTACCGTCAGCCAGGTCTCCATCGACGATGCCGAGACCCAGGCGGGTCTGGCACGGATTGCCCTGCGGGATGCTGATTACGCGTTGGAACATGCAACTCTGAACGCTCCTTTTGATGCGCTGGTTTCCAGCCGTGAAGTGGCGTTGTTCAGCACTGTCAGCGCAGGCGCGCCGGTTGTGCGCCTGCACGACATGTCGGAACTCCACATTGAGGTCGACGTGCCTGAAGTGCTGTTCCAACAGGGGGAAGACAATGATGCCCTGACAATCACCGCAACCTTCCCGGGTGGTGATACAGCATATCCGCTGGAAATCCTGGAATTCGACGCAGAGGCCAGCAGTGTTGGCCAGACCTATCGCGTGACCTTCCGCCTGGACCCGCCGAAGGATCGTCAGATCTTCCCCGGCGCGTCCACGACGGTTCGGGTGACCGTGGATACCGGCGTATCGGCCATCGTTGTTCCGCCCACCGCAATTGTTCCCAAAGCCAATGGGGAGACCGGTGTAATGCTGTTTTCACCCAAAGGTGAGGATGAGGGCACCGTGACCTGGACCAAGGTTGAAACCTCCGCCACCGATGGTGGCCAGATTGAGATCACCTCCGGTCTTCAGGGCGGTGAAGAAATCGTGCTGACCGGTGGCAGCACGCTCGCCGATGGTGAGGCCGTACGCCGCTTCACCGGCTTCACCAACTGA